The Deltaproteobacteria bacterium genome includes a region encoding these proteins:
- a CDS encoding TonB-dependent receptor — translation MTRQLFRSALPWVLLFAPIIAHAEGNRTMDKMVVTATMTEKRIIDAPGSVEVITSQDMADLNAQNVAQALESAVGLMVSNESGRVKVPSIRGARAKQTLVLLDGRRLAYGFNEMIDLRQIPTTMVERIEIVRGPASALYGSDALGGVVNIITKKASRDWTAKVSGQYGSQFKGENDRFDVGGYIGGGTDQIRSLIAMEAGRENGWDKDGEAPDDGFGQEPSFLAGRLAWDLTENQSLTAGAEYMQNTYDGAQFYEAMTRTRTADENRKGYFLQYDADFLDVHTLMLRLNRSEYDNDLKFTPHAASGKRDTEQYTNQFEGRYSGLFLDKHLVTIGGEARSDGLDDTQAGLNTDKHADNYSLFLQDEFQVLDPLTLTVSLRYDNHSAFGDHWSPRASVVYAVLEGLRFKGSFGQGFRAPSLSELYVTSLRQKGKLIFEANKDLKEEDSTSYELGVEGEYGDVYGGLTLFRNEVDNMIESVFDRSEGQGKDKKDYYMYKNIAKATLQGVEVQAGAKLPFGFSLDGSAMWLDADNKTGGEDIGGQPKLKAFGKLGYALPEFRFRANIHATFVDRMTYSGGDEKSYTVCGAYMAKGLSENFEIFAGADNVFGTQVKHLDVEQIEPATFYAGLTMKF, via the coding sequence ATGACAAGACAACTCTTCCGATCGGCCCTGCCCTGGGTCCTGCTCTTCGCCCCAATCATCGCCCATGCCGAAGGCAATCGGACCATGGACAAGATGGTCGTCACCGCGACCATGACCGAAAAACGAATTATCGACGCGCCTGGAAGCGTGGAGGTCATAACGTCCCAGGACATGGCCGACCTGAACGCCCAGAACGTTGCCCAAGCCCTGGAATCCGCCGTCGGTCTGATGGTCAGCAACGAATCCGGAAGGGTCAAGGTGCCTTCCATCCGTGGCGCCCGCGCCAAGCAAACCCTGGTTTTGCTTGACGGCCGTCGTCTGGCCTACGGGTTCAACGAGATGATCGACCTCCGCCAGATCCCCACGACCATGGTCGAGCGCATCGAAATCGTCCGAGGCCCGGCCTCGGCCCTCTACGGCAGCGACGCCCTGGGCGGCGTGGTCAACATCATCACCAAGAAGGCCTCCAGGGATTGGACGGCCAAGGTCAGCGGTCAGTACGGCAGTCAGTTCAAGGGCGAGAACGACCGCTTCGACGTCGGTGGTTATATTGGCGGAGGCACGGACCAGATACGGAGCTTGATCGCCATGGAGGCCGGACGCGAAAACGGCTGGGACAAGGACGGCGAGGCTCCCGACGACGGATTCGGGCAGGAGCCATCCTTCCTGGCCGGACGATTGGCCTGGGACCTGACCGAGAACCAGTCCCTGACCGCCGGCGCGGAATACATGCAGAACACATACGACGGGGCCCAGTTCTATGAGGCCATGACCCGGACCCGAACCGCCGACGAGAACCGCAAGGGCTATTTCCTGCAATACGACGCCGACTTTCTCGACGTTCACACCCTCATGCTTCGGCTCAACCGTTCGGAGTACGACAACGATCTCAAGTTCACCCCTCACGCGGCATCCGGAAAACGCGACACCGAGCAGTACACCAATCAATTCGAAGGCCGCTATTCTGGCCTGTTCCTGGACAAACACCTTGTGACCATTGGCGGAGAGGCCAGGAGCGACGGCCTGGACGACACCCAGGCAGGCCTCAACACCGACAAACACGCCGACAACTACAGCCTTTTCCTTCAGGACGAATTCCAGGTTCTCGATCCCCTGACCCTGACCGTATCCCTGCGCTATGACAACCACTCCGCATTTGGCGACCATTGGTCCCCCCGGGCCTCCGTGGTCTACGCCGTGCTGGAGGGGCTGCGATTCAAGGGCTCGTTCGGCCAGGGATTCCGCGCCCCTTCCCTGTCGGAACTCTATGTCACGTCGCTACGTCAAAAGGGCAAGCTGATCTTCGAGGCCAACAAGGACCTCAAGGAAGAGGACTCCACCAGTTACGAGCTGGGCGTCGAGGGTGAATACGGCGACGTGTACGGCGGCCTGACCCTGTTTCGAAACGAAGTGGACAACATGATCGAATCGGTCTTCGACCGCTCCGAAGGCCAGGGCAAGGACAAGAAGGACTACTACATGTACAAGAACATCGCCAAGGCCACCCTCCAGGGTGTCGAAGTCCAGGCCGGAGCCAAACTCCCCTTCGGCTTTTCTCTTGACGGGAGTGCCATGTGGCTCGATGCGGACAACAAGACCGGGGGTGAAGATATCGGCGGCCAGCCCAAGCTCAAGGCCTTCGGCAAACTCGGCTACGCCCTGCCCGAGTTCCGATTTCGAGCCAACATCCACGCCACCTTTGTGGACCGGATGACCTACTCCGGGGGAGACGAGAAATCCTACACCGTCTGCGGAGCCTACATGGCCAAGGGCCTGAGCGAAAACTTCGAGATTTTCGCCGGCGCCGACAACGTCTTCGGCACCCAAGTCAAGCATCTTGATGTTGAGCAGATCGAACCGGCCACCTTCTATGCCGGTCTGACCATGAAATTCTGA
- a CDS encoding tetratricopeptide repeat protein gives MMTTRLRFRQTPILMVFLVPVFLALPLRASDLPPAAQKALYEAGQAMEKGDHATAEEILTLFRQNQADVPHHLVEFALGNALAMQGRPKDALPHYRRCTELEPGYAPAWQNLGKTALDLGDHLQAGQGLARTYELGGGTDHDLLFNSCLAFVLAGSPQEALSGLERLTSGAVGKPKIQWMEILLKVHLDLGQEKKAIITLERMLADDGDNADLWKLLAQIRIRQNEYRKSLAAWEIYAGLGRPSPEELVLMGDLYMALGVPAKAAHNFAQALEHKQCPRLREKLVEAHLASRDPAKAASSARLFIDLTPTSRLWLTLGRALFEQGEYDEALLAFEQSGRLDPKDGKAHIMRGHCALRLKNREAAMAALEQARRFPAQRDQAVALLRIAATL, from the coding sequence ATGATGACGACACGTTTACGATTTCGGCAGACCCCGATTCTCATGGTTTTCCTGGTTCCGGTTTTTCTGGCCCTCCCGCTCCGAGCCTCGGATCTGCCGCCCGCTGCCCAAAAGGCCCTGTACGAGGCCGGGCAGGCCATGGAAAAAGGTGACCACGCCACGGCCGAGGAAATCCTGACCCTATTTCGGCAGAACCAGGCCGACGTGCCCCACCATCTGGTGGAATTCGCCCTGGGCAACGCCCTGGCCATGCAGGGCAGGCCCAAGGATGCCCTGCCCCACTACCGGCGCTGCACCGAACTGGAGCCCGGCTACGCCCCGGCCTGGCAGAACTTGGGCAAGACCGCCCTGGACCTGGGCGACCACCTGCAGGCCGGCCAGGGCTTGGCCAGAACCTATGAACTCGGCGGCGGCACGGACCACGATCTGCTCTTCAACTCCTGCCTGGCCTTTGTCCTGGCCGGCAGTCCGCAGGAGGCCCTGTCCGGCCTCGAGCGTCTGACTTCGGGCGCGGTCGGCAAGCCCAAGATCCAATGGATGGAAATCCTGCTCAAGGTCCATCTCGACCTCGGCCAGGAAAAGAAGGCCATCATAACCCTGGAGCGAATGCTGGCCGACGACGGGGATAACGCCGACCTGTGGAAGCTCCTGGCCCAGATCCGCATCAGGCAGAACGAATACCGAAAGAGCCTGGCGGCCTGGGAGATTTACGCCGGCCTTGGTCGGCCCTCGCCCGAGGAACTGGTCCTCATGGGCGATCTGTACATGGCCCTTGGCGTCCCGGCCAAGGCCGCCCACAATTTTGCCCAGGCCCTGGAGCACAAGCAATGCCCCAGGCTTCGCGAAAAGCTGGTCGAGGCTCATCTGGCCTCCCGCGACCCGGCCAAGGCCGCCTCGAGCGCCCGCCTGTTCATCGATCTGACCCCCACTTCCCGCCTGTGGCTCACCCTGGGCCGGGCCTTGTTCGAGCAGGGCGAATACGACGAAGCCCTGCTCGCCTTCGAACAAAGCGGCCGCTTGGATCCCAAGGATGGAAAGGCCCACATCATGCGCGGCCATTGCGCCCTTCGTCTGAAAAACCGGGAAGCGGCCATGGCCGCCCTGGAACAGGCTCGCCGCTTTCCGGCCCAACGCGACCAGGCCGTGGCCCTGCTTAGAATCGCGGCCACTCTTTGA